AATGGTCGAAGGACTCGGCTGAAAACacattcataatttttttttcatctataaCAACATTGATACAAACTGCTCGCACTTTCTGATCAAGATTCTGATGATCTGAAGAAGTACTCCTAATGGAAACATCTGGTGATTTCagctcaaaagaaaaacgttcctCGACAACAAGACacctcaaataaataatagaagcAAAAAGGGACTATTATAAAAGGAGTAGCAGATCAGAAGAGTTACCAATTACTTGCACAGGTGTCCAGTTCAGggcagaaaagagaaaatcgagGTAATTTCTCGAGGTACTTGCTTTTCGAAACAAGTGAATAAATCTGAATGAAACTCAATTATGAcagacttgaaaaaaaaaactaatatctCCTTACCTTATCTGTAGAGCTATACTTGGAGAGTTCGCTTGGCGCGTattccacaaagaaaaataattcggctaacattttttctcggaattttAAGTAATTTTGCAACAATACTGATGAAATTGCTGAAATGTGTTGGATATGGAACCTCCTTAGCCATGCAACTTCAACATTTAACGCTCCCGAACTTCTGGTGCCTCCGGTACAGCTATACTCTGGTCAGAATGATACGATGCACGGGTACGATTGCAAAAGCGGCTgccctcgaagcggtgcagtggaaaGTAGCGTTAGGATCAAGGAAGACCGAACTGTAGTGATGGATGGTGTTGGGAAAGCCctcccctcctcctcctcctcgatccgctacactccaccgcaccgcttcgagcgcagtcgcaaCGGCACGTTGTTCCGTACCGTTTTGACCGTACCATACATACTTGTTTACGAACAGCTATGACACAATATCCCTCACATATTTTCCCAGGAACAAAATGCATGCTGGCAgatatcttcaagaaaatatataatgaACCTATGACTTACCTGGAGATCCAGTACAAAGCCGGATAAGTTGAGCATATAGAAGTGAAAGGCGTGAGCTAAGGCTAACAGTCACGTCCTCGAGTTCCACCCATGGATTAGTGGCCGTCTCCAGACGGCATTTCAAAGACTCCATTTCAATATTCACATCACATGGCTCTGCAAACTGtgaataatttctggaaacgtACTGCTTAAACAAAATCTGGGTTAATTTTTTCTGCGCTCttaaattttttacttttctttggttttatgATAACTGTGCAGCGAGTATAACACCAACTTACCAATATTAACAGAAGTCACCATCTCCTTTATATTTCTGAAAACGAACTGTTCTATAGAACTAATCGACTGAAGCAATATGCTACCCGTTGTTAAATGAAATTGCTTCGATTTTGTGTCGACGTCCTGAACTATGAATTATTTAGATTTATGAATTGGGACAACTCGTTGATAGATTTCTAAACCTACTGGATCAGGCAGTCGCTTTTTTCTGCGTGGTAGGACCGACACGAGAGATGCAAAGACTGTCATTTTTAGAACAGCATAAGCATTATgctcgaagaaaatttctcgcGAGGAAGCTACGAGTTGAGCTGCACGAAGCGTAACTTCGACAGTTCGTTTACTATCCAACTCAAAGAGGGAAAAATTCGGAGGTCGATGTCGATCCATTGACCTAAGTTAAATTGACGACTTGAAAGAGATGGATGCTTAGTAAAGCCTATAACAAACCACAGCTCAACATCCAAAACAAGACTGCACGGTAACTCCAGATCTGCATGGGCATCGAGTCGTAACGAAATCAGAAATGGATCACCTAAAAATTCAACGGATAACACCGGAAAACACTATTCTAAATCTCAGTGAGTTTTGTTTGGGGAAAGAAGAACAGCCTTGTTTTAGACCTAGTCCGGCAACAAATCACCACTTTATCgttctttgtgttttcttaaagaaataaTGTAATCATGCCTAAAAAGAAACACTTCAACTTGCGCACCAAGTGGTAAGGTTTCATCGATGTATGTTAACTCCACACTTCTAGATATGCCAACACCGTCATTGATTGATGACGGTAGTATAAACGAATCCTCATTAGAACGTGTTGTGTCCACGCATTGAATATCTATAGAAGTGAAAAGAGGAGAAGGTCTAGGGGTTAGCCGTACCTAGAAAAACAATGATTATGGACTGCATTTCAGTTACAAGAAGAAATTACACATTTTAGTTGCATCACATGTCACTAGGTAGAAGcggaagcaaaacaaaaaacgtgTTAGTCGAATCGagaaaatacaagaaatgactttaggaaaaaaaaacaaaagcaaattttctcagaaaaaatgtgaatggCCAGTTGGTTTTCAGTTAATCACTCACACTTCCAGGATCTGAGGGATTTTATACCAGTAGAGTATAGAGTTTACAGTTTTACAGTTCACAGTTCTCTAAAGAGTTTACGTTGAGGAGTGGAACGGAAAAGTTAAGCGATAACACTTGGAAATAatctcttcttctgcaaaactCAAAGGTTAGAGGTTTTTAGTAGCAACTCTACAACTCTCATCACCACCTATATGcgcgaagaaaaaacccaGAAAATCCCATTAGCCGAATTTATCATTAGAGTCACACTGGGTAACGTTGACAACACCTCATCGACTTAGTCACTCTGATGCTGAGGGTTCAATACAAAGAGTTAATCGATAGGTATAATTAGTGCTATACATGGGGAAATTCATCAATTGGTACGGTCATCAGAAATATAAAATGCAACACGTTTCCCCACATTTGAATGACGGGAGCGTGTGCTAGGGTGAAGTGTAGCGAGGAGGAATGGTACTCAACCgcgcttttatttctggaagtaaataactaaatcaatcggaATCCTAAAAATTAAGCATTAATCTTAGAACATCCAATGAAATATAAAGTAAagctattgaaaaaaaaataagaacgcGGCACATACTGAGGCAGGGTTTTACTTCGTTAACAATTCCAACATTCTCCATTCTTCACGGGGAATCGCCTTCACAAACACAATAAATTATTAACAAACAAAACTGGAGAGCCCAATACTAGTTAATACGCATTATTAGTTCGTCCCGACGACAGACGAGGcgagaaatcaatgaaatacAGGGGAAAAAAGCGTTCGAAAATGGGTGGCGacgaattgaaattaaaatccaACATCAAACACTGCCACTCCCACCATGAGAACGGTGTTTTTCGACAATCGCATCACAATTGTGAACGACAATAGTGATTTACAGAACAAAACTGTAATATAATAGTCATATATGATCACATACCTGATAGTATCCTCTCGTAGAGAGATCAACATTTCGTAAATCTTCCAAATTGATATGTACATTGAATACTGGGTGGAGTTCCACCCGCATCACTCAGAAATCGAACAGATAGAAGGAGCTGGGGCAGGATATGTGATGCCGAAATGAACAGAAGAATTCCAAAATGAGATTCAAGTTAGCATTGCTGGTTTCGTGAATCAATCATGTCATCAGCGCAGCCAAGTGTGGCGTACGCAACGCATCACGACCTCGTTCCATCCTCAGAGTGTTCCTGAAAAATGATGACGTGAAACTTAACTAGTCGTCTTAAAATACGTCCATTCTACGAGATCCATACATTAATATGTAGCATTTCTCGAAACAAATCCGGAGTGAAAGATCATTTCGtgtaaactaaaaaaaagtgcgggAGATTATGACGGAAAAGCGTAGAATTGCACGAACCCGGCTGCCCTACAGTTATCCACCCTTTTTTCCCTATCATCATCACAACTGAGAAATTATTCCTTTCGCGGAAATTCACAccttccaatttttcatttgatatATTCTCGGCGTTTAACGCATTCCCTCCTATCGACACAATTCACacaaaaatacgagaaaaaacgtctttcaatatttttttcgtctccTACGTGGACATTCCTACGCGGGCATTGTTTTAGTCATCGAAACCCACAATTTGCACCATTTGTCCTCTTTTTAGGACAGCGAACAGCTAATGCCGCTCACATTGCTCCTTTCTTAACAGCGCATTATCTTTAATATCACTTAAATAATGTGTTAATAGGAAAGGCAGATCGACCATGCTTCCAAGTACAAATTACGGTTCTTTTAAATTacggtttctttcttttcttttagattcTACGACTTCTATTCGACGCGTGTCTCTGTTAGCAACGCAGCTTTCCTTTTAGCCTCCCTCCCTGATTAGAAATTAGTCACGGCATTAAGTTACGGTAGGAATTATTTTTAACGAGCACTATCTTCAATGAAAACTATGTACATCCGCGAGTGACATGATTAAACATAGTTTAATTTCGTTTAGTCCGATCAATACCACCTGActtatggtgcaatttggcgTAGGCGACTGTTCTCGCGTCGCGGTGCGGGATTGCCACAAAGCGTTGATGATGTTTGGTTTTCGGCCCGAAGGTGATGGTGAGCAAGAATCGCTGTTGCGACTAGGTGTTTTTGATCCAATTGAATCTTGACGTCATAGGTCTCCATTCATAGAAACTCTCAGCCCCTTATTTAGATCGAACTGATaaaagtagattatggagaggtgggtggttcggtccatttcttgctaattggcgtaaaaaacagcccggaagatgcagcgggTGCAtgcggctggcgcgctccagtcgaactcgttgtagaaaatagcgcgccgaaacgctcgaagtcataccttccgggccgttttttacggcaattaggaagaaatggacggaatcacctcgttctccttaatctaggttctccacctgaaatccgtaccacctcagattcgtggggtgatgcctttaaacactaCCTGAATCCACAACCGCAGGACCTAAGTACCGTTTGCCTGAAATTAGGGGATCCACATTTAGGGAATTAATTCAGTATAGCAAGGACAACTACTTATTTTAAAGCAACCTGAGCCCGGGGTTGGACTATAGTCCCGCCGCGTACATGTCTGCTGTAGGTCCGCAAGAAGCGGAGTGGAACGTAGCACGGAGATCATGAATTATTGAGCAAAGTGTGGAATGGCTAACGTGCAGGTACATGGGCTTTTCATTTGATCTGCGAAAGGCCACAGTTGGACAACCaggaaatgcaaaagaaaatagacTTGCTATCTAAGCTAAAGAAGGCGAAAAAACTAAGGGAATTCGCTGCTGCACGTCATTATCGGTTGccagtttgtttgtttgttattactacatttgttctattttatttcaactatttttaatcttttgtatttttatttctggaaattctctAACGTGTAGATGTCAGTGGAACAGCGTCACTATTATCTTAAGAGAAATGTACTAGGAGATGTACTGGAACAGAAATAGCTCTCCGTGGTGCTACAGATGCTCCATGGCTCGTCGCCGATTCAGAATAGCTGCCGTGCTTGTCATGGTAGGAATACGGCCAACTACGGTAGGCACAGAAAAGAGAATTGATAATTTAAGCGCAGCTTAGATTATAAAAATAGGTATTCTCCTATTTCAGCTCCTAAAAAATCTATCTCTACTATCTGCTATGGATCCTCGAGAATTCCAGGGCACCGCGGCGCAAGCCTGGCTCAGGGACGTCGTTCCCCCTCCTCTTCACCGATACGTGATGTGCGATAACTCGTCCAGAAAACCGTGCGGCTGATGCAGTTTGGTACCACCTTTCGTCCCGTGAGTTCCGGAAGGTGGCATGTGTTCGATGGGGCAGTGCCGTCGTTCCTAATTTCACATCATCACCACAGTAGTTTCATTATGTTCACTGATCGGCTCCCAATAATTGATCCGTTTCGTTGATGCTTTGTTAGCTGACGGCAAAAGCGCTCAATTCCAAACCAATTTCGTGGTGACCTATTACGCAACGGACGGCGAGTGCCTTCGCTTAGCTTTCactgcgttcttttttttttctcctcgccGACACTTTCCATTTCAATATTAATACCGTTTGGACTGTTTTCAACGGGAAAAAAGAGTcatatttttcagtttatgCAATGACTGAATCATCCTGTGACCGCTCGAAACAACCGGAGAAACCGGTAAAACATTTAGTACTTGATACTGGAGCGGTTATTGCCAATGTGAACTTGCATGTAAGTTTcagttttcattccttttagttttttttttcttattgaatGGACGAAAATTCACTTCGCAACAGTCGGGAAAGAACGCAACAGAACGTTTTGAGTGGTTTGTGCCATTGATTTTGGCTTTGTTCGTCCAATATTGCAGTCATATTGATGGAAAGTTGTTCTGTTTGCATTGGTGGAACAGTCTTCCTTTTTGTACCTCAGACCGCCAATGTTGAGGTGTTCCTCTATTTTTGAGATGAAAGTGAATGCTAAACATTCTTTTATCATGTGCGAATGaatttagtagttttttttttttcctgaattcctTGGATTGGGATACTTGGGACTTTGCCACAAGTCTCGACGGACAAGACTATTGTcttattgtcttttttttctcccacgTCTATCTTAGTTTCAAAACTTCTTTAAGGAAATTGCTGAGCATTATTATGCACCGCCGGATGTTGTTTCGGAGCTGAAATCTTCTCGCTCAAAGATTACTTTCGATATTCTGCCATTTGAAGTCGAAATAAGGGAACCATCTACGGAAGCATTGAGAAAAGGTATGTGCTTACGATATGacattttgacaaaaaaaagtaggtggTGGTCGGTTAAACATCTGTTAGTTGAAACGAGAAGTTCTTGAGAGTTTTATTAGTTCTTCAAAGTTTTATTGAAGGAGCAAATCTTCCTCAAATGTACAGTTTTTTAGTTGTGGAAGCATCGAAAAAGACCGGAGACTTTGTTTCATTGTCGCTGGCAGACATTAAAGTGATTGCCCTCACGTATGATCTCCATTGCCAATACAATGGACATTCTAGTACAAATGTCGACAAAGTGGGTACTTCTCCTTTTCCCATATGCAGTTCAGTGCATAAATAGAATTGTTTTTGAAGCATAGTGATTTCAGGCATGTGAGCCTGAGTCAGAGCCTTCTATTGAAAGTTTACTGGAAGAGGTTCGATTGAATTCCGAGCAAAAAAGTTTGAATGATGACTCAACCTCCACTATTGAAGAATCGAATGTTGACAACACGGAGAATGGTATTCCTTCGCGAGCCAACTTACCTGAGggtttttgtgaaaatgtaAATGTTTGTAGTTAGTTTATAATATTATGTTTTCTAAAGGCCTGTACTGTAGGGTGATAGTGATGACGATGAAGGATGGATTACGGAGGATAATCTTGGAAAAGCTCTTAAGAAGATGGGAGCTTTGGAGGTAGATTATTTCGGAGTATCTGAGTATTTCCAGTTTCTTCATCTTGgtagctcaaaaaaaaaacaagtttgaCATTTCCtaaataattccaaaaaattttcctttcaggTAGAAGAAGGAATTAATGTGGGATGTCTAACAACTGACTTTGCTTTACAAAACGTACTTCTGAGTATGAATCTCGGTCTCGTTTCATTAAATGGTTACcgtataaaaaaattaaaatcctTTGTATTACGATGCCGTGCCTGCTTTAAGACCACTCCTATTATGACCAAAGAATTCTGCCCTTTTTGTGGTAACAAAATGCTGCACAAGGTAAATTTCACTGGTGTTTTCATCtcgttatttttcaaaagacaTGAGAATTTTTCGTTCCAGTGTGCCGTTTCGGTGAACGAAGATGGAGAACAGGTTCTACACATCAATTGGCAACGACTATGTAACAAACGCGGTTTAAAGCATTCCCTTGGTGCCCCAAAAGGTGGAAAACATGCGGTAAATTTCTACTGTAAATAACCAGGTTCATAGACAAGTACCACTTTCTAAAGCGCTGTGATTTGCTAGAATACGCGTCTAGTTTTTTATGCTTCGTCTatatgcatttttctttttggcgGATTTGACTTGATGAAGTACCGATCATCGATCTGACCAATCATGCGGTGCATACAGTTTTTCTCTACTACAGTACCACCATTATGTAATGTCTACGCCCTTGCTCGAGCAAATTTGAATGAGAGACCACCCCTATTACCTCTGCAAATTGCAGAAGCCATGAaatccttacttttttcttaattatcaATCTTATACTGAGGTCCATGAGAATTTCTTTTATCGTGGAATAAGGACCGTTAAGACTATAGAAAATTTTATACCTTCTAAGACAAAACCTCAGTACTTTTGTGACTTCGGTGAGGAAGAGTTCATATCGAAGTTTTCTCTAAGAATTTTCCTATCTGTCTTCGTTTACTCTTTGTATTTCTATGAAGAAAATCACCGAGATCCCTGCAAATAATTAGTGACAGAGAATAGAACATTTTTAACCCCAGTGTCCACTATTCCTAGAACCATTATAATTAATTGTCGATGTCTTTGTTCACGCAGTTTTCTTACTTATAATCGATCACAAGGGAGGAATCAGTGGCTGCGACTCAATGTTTGTGGATACCCTTAACCCCGGAATAATCGAAACTCGCATCGATGTACACCTCAAAGttctagacttttttttgagtgtgGAACTGGATAACTTGGATCTGGATATgtagacagaaaaaaaaagagagaaacaaGAATTGCCAGTGAGCTTAAAACTGAATAATATATTCAGACCCTCGAATTCCTCAAGTGCATCGTCCTGGAGATCTCCAGCAtctgtttattgttttttttcttttcatgattAGAGAGTTAGAGAATATTGTAATTGCTGGTGACACAATTGTTCTTCTACATTCCCTTTTGTTTCCAACGTTTCCATTTTCCAGTCGAGACGAACGGACGCACGTGTGgagtaaaaaaatctttcacaaGTGTTTAAATGATTTCTAATTTGTTTGCCTTGTTTAACAACCAACATAATTATTTTGTAACGATAAACGAAGTGGTACAAAAACCAGGTTATCaacgtttgttttttcaattaaaCTCTTGTCAATGCCGTGGATGATTGTGTCAATAGATACAACTTCAAAGGCATAACTTTCAACACTATCTGGGCATAGCTTGGGGATTTCTTTCTCCCGTTTCTGTGTATTTTATATTAGCACCTTCACCGGAACCCAAGTTTCTCAGAAACTTTGCAGGTTTCCTAACACTGCAACACTATTATTTGCAAGTAATCACAAAACAAATTGTGTCTTTCAACTTTGTCCCTCTGGCTTATTTCTCTCGTGTAACCCATGACTGAATTTAGGTTAATGAAAAACTATTCGAAGATCAAAGAATGCCACAAAATCGTATGGCGAAGGTGCGGGTTGATCCATTTGGTGAGAGTCCTTTCGCAATTCACGATGTAACTTCAAGGTATGTATAACAGTGTACCCGAGTATGAAATGTTTGAATATAGCTATGTTTAGTGGTTTTTCAGATCTGCTATGCTCGGAATTCGAAAActgaataataaacaaaagcaAAGGCGTAATCCAAATGAAGCTCGGAGTGGAGGAAGGCGGAAATGATCCTTCGTAACGTGTGAAACTAAAGACGCTATCACAGTGATCGTATGTTGTTATTTCAACTGCAAcatttgttgattttgatCTTGTTATAGAGGACAATCCGTTTCTCTGaaattgttttcgtttttgtttcagtAGATTTGTATATTGTGATATGGAAGAATATGAGCAATGAATTATTACTTCAGAAGAATTTTGTTTCTGTCATGGTTATATCCAGTTCTACTTTATCTtgttgttccaaaaaaaaaaaaaaatgctgtaaTTTCCCTTCTTCTGCTCCCATTCCAACCATGAATTCCAGATGTCTTCCGTCTACTATTGTCATCAGTGTCGGAATCAGGTCCCTTTAAGAAATACTGTGAGTGATTCATGCATGACATCCTAGTTTTAAGCTGTTTTCTTGAACATTTGGTCGTTCTTTTCAGGATATGATCTGCGGTGTATGCGGTGGTGAGTTTCTTGAGCAGATGACAGCGCCACTCCCTCGTCCGCCACCTAGAGTTgtccatcatcatcatcaaccTGGCAGAGTAcattttcatcatcatcatcatcatcatcatccgCCTACACAACATGCTCATGTACATTTACAACAAGGCTCAAGTCAGAATTCACCGGAGGTTACTGTACTTCAGAATGCAGTTTTTGATATGATAAGATCATCATATGCTACCCCACCGGTGTCAAATCTGATAATTGTGGCAAACAATTTGTTTAGAGTATGCGCGTATTCTAGAGATTTTGTGCCTTAGAATCTATACAGTCAGCGCCGAACGTGTTGTTACCGTTTACGGCCCCGCTGGAGGCGACACACAGTCTTCGCGCCTCGGTGACGATTGCACGATAGCGGTACGATGGTACTTGTAAGGTCCTAAGAGctcttttctccttgttttttttttggtttgtcaTCCGTTCTCGTGTATTCCCCGATTAAATTCACATAGTTATAGCCAAATTCATTTTCGTTGCTTTTACCGTAAATGTCGCTTCTAGTTCATAGTAATTACTTTAGTTTGTACCGATGGGATTCCTATCTCACTTTTCCGTAAAGTTGTACGTGATTAGCCTTCTTCATGGCCGTTGCTAGGGCAACAACTGCAAAGAACGTTAATCACGCACGCACAATTACATGGATAAGAAGTGAGGACTGAAATTTGAGTGAAATCCAATTCCTAATAACTAAGATCACTGCGAAGATATCCTGGTACCAAACTAAACTATTAAGCAGGCGGAAAGAAC
The Necator americanus strain Aroian chromosome I, whole genome shotgun sequence genome window above contains:
- a CDS encoding hypothetical protein (NECATOR_CHRI.G316.T1) translates to MRVELHPVFNVHINLEDLRNVDLSTRGYYQVRLTPRPSPLFTSIDIQCVDTTRSNEDSFILPSSINDGVGISRSVELTYIDETLPLGDPFLISLRLDAHADLELPCSLVLDVELWSMDRHRPPNFSLFELDSKRTVEVTLRAAQLVASSREIFFEHNAYAVLKMTVFASLVSVLPRRKKRLPDPDVDTKSKQFHLTTGSILLQSISSIEQFVFRNIKEMVTSVNIEPCDVNIEMESLKCRLETATNPWVELEDVTVSLSSRLSLLYAQLIRLCTGSPAISSVLLQNYLKFREKMLAELFFFVEYAPSELSKYSSTDKIYSLVSKSKYLEKLPRFSLFCPELDTCASNWCLVVEERFSFELKSPDVSIRSTSSDHQNLDQKPSPSTIGPMGDGLPILRHDPLRINSRFPWFRRKSVNGTTTSNSSQQTDSCRSPQLCLEQQPLSVFPPEQDLSMVVDFVVERERMKLDLQEQRLFDGFIYSEQAILRHGGDVRKPVEQPTHLVVFVHGLEGTCDDLSSYRNVFRIIAGDTPGFHYLLSSSNHTKTWSDIDEMAENLLSEVQSYVLRYSEPPVRVSFVAHSLGGVIVRAAVCRDEAEWLRPRLHCLMTINSPHLGLAYVGKGVNLGIQFMQWWKQSRCMEQLSLKDETTFCDSLLFRLSQKKTFGLFRRVLLIGTPADLFVPCHSALLTPCKSALKDPSALGSTYRDMLSNVHDDITTSDRTTVAIRYSTWHSISSPRASRFTGRAAHIAAVEDDIFIEKLFATSAFRYFME
- a CDS encoding hypothetical protein (NECATOR_CHRI.G317.T1), which codes for MTESSCDRSKQPEKPVKHLVLDTGAVIANVNLHEIAEHYYAPPDVVSELKSSRSKITFDILPFEVEIREPSTEALRKVVEASKKTGDFVSLSLADIKVIALTYDLHCQYNGHSSTNVDKACEPESEPSIESLLEEVRLNSEQKSLNDDSTSTIEESNVDNTENGIPSRANLPEGFCENGDSDDDEGWITEDNLGKALKKMGALEVEEGINVGCLTTDFALQNVLLSMNLGLVSLNGYRIKKLKSFVLRCRACFKTTPIMTKEFCPFCGNKMLHKCAVSVNEDGEQVLHINWQRLCNKRGLKHSLGAPKGGKHAVNEKLFEDQRMPQNRMAKVRVDPFGESPFAIHDVTSRSAMLGIRKLNNKQKQRRNPNEARSGGRRK